The following proteins are co-located in the Pseudomonas antarctica genome:
- the recN gene encoding DNA repair protein RecN yields the protein MLVHLSVHNYAIVEHLDLELDRGMSVITGETGAGKSIMLDALGLTLGDRADSGVVRPGADKADILATFDLADIPEAEAWLAERDLNNEGPCILRRVITAEGRSRGYINGTPCPLGDLKALGELLIDIHSQHEHQSLLKTDTHRRLLDEYAGATDLARQVQLAAQRWRQTRQELERLSNSGDEQRARHQLLSYQLEELESLGLGETELEQLEQEHKNLTNAETLLGICRQVVEQCSESDSGNVLNALTASLNRLSSVNNASGSLNEATTLLTSAQIQVEEAVGELNRFLDHFDADPARLQEIEERLDTIYTLARKHRIQPTEVATMQQKLLDEIETLNANDESIERLGDELASFARHYQEKARELSDLRQQAATSLASAVEQEIQRLGMPGGRFTIELRTNTSNELQPHGLEQVELLVSANPGQPLKALAKVASGGELSRISLAIQVITAQTSRVPTLVFDEVDVGIGGPTAEIVGQLLRRLGDRGQVLTVTHLPQVAAQGHQHLFVHKVRGSDATHTAVSKLNKSERVEEVARMLGGIDLTKESLAHAKKMVVATKA from the coding sequence ATGCTCGTGCACCTGTCTGTACATAACTACGCCATCGTTGAACATCTGGATCTCGAACTGGATCGCGGGATGAGCGTAATCACAGGCGAAACCGGCGCCGGTAAATCGATCATGCTCGACGCCTTGGGCCTTACTCTTGGCGACCGTGCCGATAGCGGCGTGGTGCGCCCAGGCGCGGACAAGGCCGATATCCTTGCCACCTTTGACCTGGCAGATATTCCCGAAGCCGAAGCCTGGCTGGCCGAGCGCGACCTTAATAATGAGGGCCCGTGCATCCTGCGCCGAGTCATCACGGCAGAAGGACGCTCACGCGGCTACATCAACGGCACGCCTTGCCCCCTTGGCGACTTGAAAGCCCTCGGCGAATTGCTGATCGATATCCACAGCCAGCATGAACACCAATCCCTGCTGAAAACCGACACCCATCGCCGTTTGCTCGATGAGTACGCCGGTGCCACCGATCTGGCCCGACAAGTACAACTTGCCGCCCAGCGCTGGAGACAGACGCGCCAGGAGCTGGAGCGGCTCTCCAACTCCGGCGACGAACAACGCGCTCGTCACCAGCTGCTCAGCTATCAGCTCGAAGAGCTCGAGAGCCTGGGCCTGGGCGAAACCGAGCTGGAGCAGTTGGAACAGGAACACAAGAACCTGACCAACGCCGAAACCCTGCTGGGTATCTGCCGGCAAGTGGTGGAGCAATGCAGCGAAAGCGATTCCGGCAACGTGCTCAATGCACTGACCGCCAGCCTCAATCGCCTGTCCAGCGTGAACAATGCATCCGGCTCGCTGAACGAAGCCACAACGTTACTGACCAGCGCACAGATCCAGGTTGAAGAAGCCGTGGGAGAGCTCAACCGCTTTCTCGACCACTTCGATGCCGATCCAGCCCGCCTGCAGGAAATAGAGGAACGCCTGGATACCATCTACACCCTGGCGCGCAAACATCGCATTCAGCCGACCGAAGTGGCGACGATGCAGCAAAAACTGCTGGATGAAATCGAAACCCTCAACGCCAACGACGAATCCATTGAGCGACTGGGCGACGAACTCGCCTCTTTCGCCCGACATTACCAAGAAAAGGCCCGCGAACTGAGCGACCTGCGCCAGCAAGCGGCCACAAGCCTGGCCAGCGCCGTAGAGCAGGAAATTCAGCGCCTTGGCATGCCTGGCGGGCGCTTTACCATCGAACTGCGCACCAACACCAGCAATGAACTACAACCTCACGGCCTGGAACAGGTGGAACTGCTGGTGAGTGCCAACCCTGGGCAGCCGCTCAAGGCACTGGCGAAAGTGGCGTCCGGTGGCGAACTGTCGCGGATCAGCCTGGCGATCCAGGTGATTACCGCCCAGACATCACGGGTACCCACGCTGGTATTCGATGAAGTGGACGTTGGTATTGGCGGGCCGACCGCAGAGATTGTTGGCCAATTGTTGCGCCGACTAGGGGATCGTGGCCAGGTACTGACGGTCACTCACTTACCGCAAGTGGCGGCTCAAGGGCATCAGCATTTGTTTGTGCATAAAGTAAGAGGCAGCGATGCGACGCACACGGCCGTGTCCAAGCTGAACAAGTCGGAACGCGTAGAAGAAGTGGCGCGGATGCTGGGCGGTATCGACCTGACCAAGGAGTCCCTGGCCCACGCGAAGAAAATGGTCGTGGCTACCAAGGCCTGA
- the fur gene encoding ferric iron uptake transcriptional regulator — translation MVENSELRKAGLKVTLPRVKILQMLDSAEQRHMSAEDVYKALMESNEDVGLATVYRVLTQFEAAGLVVRHNFDGGHAVFELADGGHHDHMVDLDTNEVIEFTSPEIEKLQHTIAEQHGFDLVDHNLVLYIRKKK, via the coding sequence ATGGTTGAAAATAGCGAACTACGCAAAGCCGGTCTTAAAGTGACTCTGCCACGAGTCAAGATTCTACAAATGCTCGATTCTGCTGAGCAGCGCCACATGAGTGCCGAAGATGTTTACAAGGCGCTGATGGAGTCTAACGAGGACGTTGGCCTGGCCACGGTTTACCGTGTGCTGACCCAGTTTGAAGCCGCAGGGCTGGTGGTTCGTCATAATTTCGACGGCGGTCATGCAGTGTTCGAATTGGCTGACGGCGGTCATCACGACCACATGGTTGACCTGGATACCAATGAGGTTATCGAGTTCACCAGTCCGGAAATCGAGAAGCTCCAGCACACTATCGCTGAGCAGCATGGGTTCGATTTGGTGGACCATAATCTGGTGCTGTACATCCGTAAGAAAAAGTAA
- a CDS encoding outer membrane protein assembly factor BamE has translation MQNTKLLLTSFTLVGLLALAGCSFPGVYKIDIQQGNVVTQDMIDQLRPGMTRRQVRFIMGNPLLTDTFHADRWDYLYSIQPGGGERQQERVSVIFNGNDQLVSLSGDFMPGVSRDEALLGKDNGTNVTAPAQEAEKPKSEVPAKPGSLLDQIQKDVDGVQTVPVPTPQPLDTAPQ, from the coding sequence ATGCAAAACACCAAGCTCTTGCTAACCAGTTTCACCCTTGTGGGACTGCTCGCACTCGCCGGTTGTTCATTCCCCGGGGTTTACAAAATCGACATCCAGCAGGGCAATGTCGTCACGCAGGACATGATAGACCAGTTACGTCCGGGAATGACCCGACGGCAAGTACGGTTTATCATGGGCAACCCCCTGCTGACCGACACTTTTCATGCCGATCGCTGGGATTATCTCTACAGCATCCAGCCAGGTGGCGGTGAGCGCCAGCAGGAACGCGTCAGCGTCATCTTCAATGGCAATGACCAGCTTGTCAGCCTGTCCGGTGACTTCATGCCCGGTGTAAGCCGTGATGAAGCCTTGCTGGGCAAGGACAACGGCACCAATGTGACTGCGCCCGCGCAGGAAGCAGAGAAGCCGAAGTCCGAGGTACCGGCCAAGCCAGGCTCGTTGCTGGATCAGATCCAGAAGGACGTGGATGGCGTGCAAACCGTTCCGGTCCCGACGCCACAGCCTCTGGACACCGCCCCGCAATAA
- a CDS encoding RnfH family protein, which yields MVEIEVVYAAEDRQVLLAVTVPAGTSLRVAVQASGIAVQLPGLVLADCPSGIFGKLVADADVRAVQPGDRIEIYRPLLADPKEVRRLRAAKAAMARQQPS from the coding sequence ATGGTTGAGATTGAAGTGGTATATGCCGCCGAGGATCGCCAGGTTTTGTTGGCGGTGACGGTGCCTGCGGGCACAAGCCTGAGGGTGGCGGTGCAGGCATCGGGCATTGCAGTGCAACTTCCGGGGCTGGTATTGGCTGATTGCCCTTCGGGGATTTTTGGCAAGTTGGTTGCGGACGCGGATGTGCGTGCTGTGCAGCCGGGTGATCGAATTGAGATTTACCGGCCGTTGCTGGCAGACCCCAAGGAAGTGCGCAGGCTGCGCGCGGCCAAGGCCGCGATGGCCAGGCAACAACCTTCATAA
- a CDS encoding type II toxin-antitoxin system RatA family toxin, whose amino-acid sequence MTTHIQRSALLPYPAQALYDLVNDVARYPEFLPWCSTAEVLEGSDEHMVASVGVAKGGLSQHFVTRNVLVPGKSIEMNLQEGPFTQLHGVWVFKALTDKACKISLDLSFDYAGPIVRATLGPLFNQAANTLVDAFCQRAKQLHG is encoded by the coding sequence ATGACGACGCATATTCAACGTTCGGCCTTACTGCCTTATCCGGCGCAGGCGCTCTATGACCTGGTCAACGACGTTGCGCGTTACCCGGAATTCCTGCCTTGGTGCTCCACTGCCGAGGTACTGGAAGGCAGTGATGAGCACATGGTTGCCAGTGTTGGGGTGGCCAAGGGCGGTCTTAGCCAGCACTTTGTTACGCGCAACGTACTGGTGCCTGGGAAATCCATTGAAATGAATCTGCAGGAAGGGCCCTTCACCCAGTTGCATGGGGTGTGGGTGTTCAAGGCACTGACCGACAAGGCCTGCAAGATCAGCCTCGACCTGTCATTTGATTATGCGGGCCCAATTGTGCGCGCGACGTTGGGGCCATTGTTTAACCAGGCGGCTAATACGCTGGTCGATGCATTCTGTCAGCGGGCCAAGCAACTGCATGGTTGA
- the smpB gene encoding SsrA-binding protein SmpB produces MAKQKKHPTGTIAQNKKARHDYFIEHRFEAGLVLAGWEVKSLRASKLQLVDSYVLLKDGEAWLLGSHITPLTTASTHVIADPVRTRKLLLNARELEKLAAAVQQKGYACICLSWYWSKHLVKCEIALGKGKKEYDKRDTERERDSNRELHRAVRNKGKEE; encoded by the coding sequence ATGGCTAAACAAAAGAAACACCCTACAGGGACCATCGCGCAAAATAAAAAGGCGCGACACGATTACTTCATCGAACATCGGTTCGAGGCTGGTCTGGTCCTGGCCGGCTGGGAAGTAAAGAGTCTGCGCGCCAGCAAGCTGCAACTGGTCGACAGCTACGTATTGCTCAAGGATGGCGAGGCATGGCTGCTGGGCAGTCATATCACCCCGCTGACGACCGCGAGCACCCACGTAATCGCCGACCCGGTGCGCACGCGCAAGCTATTGCTCAACGCCCGCGAACTGGAAAAGCTCGCTGCCGCCGTACAGCAGAAAGGCTATGCCTGCATCTGCCTGTCCTGGTACTGGAGCAAGCACCTGGTCAAGTGCGAGATCGCGCTCGGCAAGGGCAAAAAGGAATACGACAAGCGCGACACCGAGCGCGAACGCGACTCCAATCGTGAACTGCACCGTGCCGTGCGCAACAAGGGCAAGGAAGAGTAA
- a CDS encoding GntR family transcriptional regulator yields MGFDQVRQRRLSDDIVEQLEGMILEGTLKSGERLPAERALAEQFGVSRPSLREAIQKLAAKGLLVSRQGGGNYVADSLGSTFSDPLLHLLENNPEAQRDLLEFRQTLEASCAYYAALRATEVDRERLTSAFEALQDCYTRVDEVSRVEEGAADARFHLAIAEASHNAVLLHTIRGLFDLLKRNVVTNIGGMYQQRTETRDMLISQHRDLYLAIIEGRAEQAREVSTRHLLYVQEVLEEVRQEVQRVARAERRKGM; encoded by the coding sequence ATGGGGTTTGATCAGGTGCGTCAGCGCCGTTTGTCTGACGATATTGTCGAGCAGCTCGAGGGCATGATCCTTGAGGGCACGCTGAAGTCGGGCGAGCGCTTGCCGGCCGAGCGCGCTTTGGCTGAGCAGTTTGGCGTGTCGCGCCCTTCGTTGCGTGAGGCGATTCAGAAGCTGGCGGCCAAGGGGCTGTTGGTCAGTCGTCAGGGTGGCGGTAACTATGTGGCGGATTCTCTGGGGTCTACCTTCAGTGATCCGCTGCTGCACCTGCTGGAAAATAACCCGGAGGCTCAGCGTGATTTGCTCGAGTTTCGTCAGACCCTTGAAGCGTCTTGTGCCTATTACGCGGCGTTGCGGGCTACCGAGGTGGACCGTGAGCGGCTGACGTCGGCTTTTGAAGCGTTACAGGATTGCTATACGCGTGTGGATGAGGTCAGCCGGGTGGAAGAGGGCGCGGCCGATGCGCGGTTTCACTTGGCCATCGCTGAGGCCAGTCATAACGCGGTGTTGCTGCACACCATTCGCGGACTGTTTGATCTGCTCAAGCGGAACGTGGTGACCAACATCGGCGGCATGTACCAGCAGCGTACGGAGACCCGTGACATGCTGATCAGTCAGCACCGGGATTTGTACCTGGCAATTATCGAGGGGCGTGCCGAGCAGGCGCGGGAAGTCTCAACACGTCACCTGTTGTATGTGCAGGAAGTGTTGGAAGAGGTGCGTCAGGAAGTTCAGCGCGTAGCGCGGGCGGAGCGGCGTAAAGGCATGTAG
- a CDS encoding lactate permease LctP family transporter, translating into MQTWQQLYSPLGSLGLSALAAVIPIVFFFLALAVFRLKGHVAGSITLALSILVAIFAFKMPVDMALAAAGYGFAYGLWPIAWIIVAAVFLYKLTVKSGQFEIIRSSVLSITDDQRLQVLLIGFCFGAFLEGAAGFGAPVAITAALLVGLGFNPLYAAGLCLIANTAPVAFGALGIPIIVAGQVTGIDSFKIGAMAGRQLPLLSLFVPFWLVFMMDGLRGVRETWPAALVAGLSFAVTQYFTSNFIGPELPDITSALVSLVALTLFLKVWQPKRAAGAQIAGATSGAAVTASIGGFGQPRQTLASPYGLGQIFKAWSPFLILTVLVTIWTLKPFKAMFAAGGAMYSWVFNFAIPHLDQLVVKVAPIVANPTAIPAVFKLDPISATGTAIFFSALISMLVLKIDVKTGLTTLKETFYELRWPILSIGMVLAFAFVTNYSGMSSTMALVLAATGAAFPFFSPFLGWLGVFLTGSDTSSNALFSSLQATTAHQIGVNDVLLVAANTSGGVTGKMISPQSIAVACAATGLVGKESDLFRFTLKHSLFFATIVGLITLAQAYWFTGMLVH; encoded by the coding sequence ATGCAAACCTGGCAACAGCTCTACAGCCCGCTCGGCAGCCTCGGCCTGTCCGCACTGGCCGCCGTCATTCCGATCGTATTCTTCTTCCTCGCCCTGGCCGTGTTTCGCCTCAAAGGCCACGTCGCCGGGAGTATTACGCTGGCATTGTCGATCCTGGTGGCAATCTTCGCCTTCAAGATGCCGGTCGACATGGCGCTGGCCGCCGCCGGTTATGGTTTTGCCTACGGCCTGTGGCCCATCGCATGGATCATCGTCGCCGCCGTTTTCCTCTACAAACTGACCGTCAAGAGCGGCCAATTTGAAATCATCCGCAGCTCGGTCCTGTCGATCACCGACGATCAGCGCCTTCAGGTGCTGTTGATCGGTTTCTGCTTCGGCGCGTTCCTCGAAGGTGCGGCCGGCTTCGGCGCCCCCGTGGCGATTACCGCCGCACTGCTGGTCGGCCTGGGTTTCAACCCGCTGTATGCCGCCGGCTTGTGCCTGATCGCCAACACCGCGCCTGTAGCCTTTGGCGCGCTGGGCATTCCGATCATCGTCGCCGGCCAAGTAACCGGCATTGATTCCTTCAAAATCGGCGCCATGGCCGGCCGCCAACTGCCGTTGCTGTCGCTGTTTGTACCGTTCTGGCTGGTGTTCATGATGGACGGCCTGCGCGGCGTTCGCGAAACCTGGCCGGCGGCGCTGGTGGCAGGCTTGAGCTTTGCCGTCACCCAATATTTCACGTCCAACTTCATCGGCCCGGAACTGCCGGACATCACCTCGGCCCTCGTCAGCCTGGTAGCCCTGACCCTGTTTTTGAAAGTCTGGCAACCCAAGCGTGCCGCGGGCGCACAGATTGCGGGGGCCACCTCCGGGGCTGCGGTCACCGCCAGCATCGGCGGCTTCGGTCAGCCGCGCCAAACGCTCGCTTCGCCCTACGGCCTGGGGCAGATATTCAAGGCCTGGTCGCCGTTCCTGATCCTGACCGTACTGGTCACCATTTGGACCCTCAAGCCATTCAAAGCGATGTTCGCTGCAGGTGGCGCGATGTACAGCTGGGTCTTCAACTTCGCGATCCCGCACCTGGATCAACTGGTCGTCAAGGTCGCCCCGATTGTCGCTAACCCGACGGCGATTCCGGCGGTGTTCAAGCTGGACCCGATCTCTGCAACGGGCACCGCGATTTTCTTCTCCGCGCTGATCTCGATGCTGGTGCTCAAGATCGATGTAAAAACTGGTCTGACCACTTTAAAAGAAACCTTCTACGAATTGCGCTGGCCCATCCTGTCCATCGGCATGGTGCTGGCCTTCGCCTTCGTCACTAACTACTCGGGCATGTCCTCGACCATGGCGCTTGTGCTGGCAGCCACGGGTGCAGCCTTCCCGTTCTTCTCGCCTTTCCTTGGCTGGCTGGGGGTTTTCCTGACAGGCTCCGACACTTCGTCCAACGCCCTGTTCAGCTCGCTGCAAGCCACCACCGCCCACCAGATTGGCGTTAATGACGTGCTGCTGGTTGCCGCCAATACCAGCGGCGGCGTGACCGGCAAAATGATCTCGCCGCAATCAATCGCCGTGGCGTGCGCCGCCACCGGCCTGGTAGGCAAAGAATCCGATCTGTTCCGCTTTACCCTCAAGCACAGCCTGTTTTTCGCCACCATCGTCGGGCTGATCACCCTGGCGCAGGCCTACTGGTTCACCGGTATGCTGGTGCACTGA
- a CDS encoding FAD-binding and (Fe-S)-binding domain-containing protein, with the protein MSLPAAFLSDAAQLIPKDRRFDDPLSTLAFGTDASFYRLIPQLVIRVESEEEVVALLQLAQRDRVPVTFRAAGTSLSGQAISDSVLIVLGDNWNGREIRGQGTQIRLQPGVIGAQANAWLAPFGRKIGPDPASINACKIGGIVANNASGMCCGTAQNTYHTLAGIRLVLADGSRLDTEDAASVAAFREQHGALLERLANLGRETRANAALAAKIRHKYRLKNTTGLSLNALVDFDEPLDILSHLLVGSEGTLGFISAVTYDTVIDHPNKASALIVFPDVETCCNAVTVLKTQPVSAVELLDRRSMRSVQDKPGMPAFVQQLSENACALLIESRAASPALLHEQLGLIMASLAAFPVEKQVDFTEDPVENARLWAIRKDTFPAVGAVRKTGTTVIIEDVTFPVEQLATGVNRLIALFDKHHYDEAILFGHALEGNLHFVFTQGFNSSEEVARYQAFMDDVAQLVAVEFGGSLKAEHGTGRNMAPFVELEWGSDAYQLMWQLKRLLDPNGILNPDVVLSEDPQIHLKHLKPLPAADELVDKCIECGFCEPVCPSKGLTLSPRQRIVIWRDIQAKKRAGVDTTELEAAYHYQGIDTCAATGLCAQRCPVGINTGDLVKKLRARDADRTKTADWLASHFATAMQGARFTLHVANGARMLLGAPRLAKLSATLTRLSKGQIPQWSNAMPHPEKAIRFSPAVTDPRPRVVYLAACVSRAMGPAAGDKEQMSLYDKTRGLLEKAGYQVVFPDNQDSLCCGQPFASKGYAEQAEHKRQELIGALLHASRGGLDPIYCDTSPCTLRLVQDLGETRLDLYDPVRFIRTHLMDRLDFTPQEAPIAVHVTCSTQHLGESQALIDLARRCAKTVVIPEGIHCCGFAGDKGFTTPELNAHSLRSLKDAVQYCSEGISTSRTCEIGLSQHGGIDYHGLVYLVDRVTQARTH; encoded by the coding sequence ATGAGCCTGCCTGCTGCTTTTCTGAGCGACGCCGCACAACTGATCCCAAAAGATCGCCGCTTCGACGATCCACTTTCCACCCTCGCCTTCGGCACCGACGCCAGTTTTTACCGACTGATCCCACAGCTGGTGATTCGCGTGGAATCGGAAGAGGAAGTCGTGGCGCTGCTGCAACTCGCCCAGCGTGACCGCGTCCCCGTGACCTTCCGCGCGGCGGGCACCAGCTTGTCCGGCCAAGCCATCAGCGACTCGGTGCTGATCGTGCTGGGTGACAATTGGAATGGCCGCGAGATTCGCGGGCAAGGCACGCAGATCCGCCTGCAACCCGGCGTGATCGGCGCGCAAGCCAATGCCTGGCTGGCACCGTTCGGGCGCAAGATCGGGCCGGACCCGGCATCGATCAATGCCTGCAAAATTGGCGGCATTGTCGCCAACAACGCCAGCGGCATGTGCTGCGGCACCGCGCAAAACACCTATCACACCCTGGCAGGTATCCGCCTGGTACTGGCGGACGGTAGCCGTCTGGATACTGAAGATGCAGCCAGCGTCGCTGCATTTCGCGAACAGCACGGCGCACTGCTGGAGCGCCTGGCGAATCTGGGTCGCGAAACGCGGGCAAACGCTGCACTGGCTGCAAAAATCCGCCACAAATACCGTCTGAAAAACACCACAGGCCTGTCACTCAATGCTCTGGTGGATTTCGACGAGCCACTGGATATCCTCAGCCATCTGCTGGTGGGTTCCGAAGGCACCCTCGGCTTTATCAGCGCAGTGACTTACGACACCGTCATTGATCACCCGAATAAAGCATCGGCGCTGATTGTGTTCCCGGATGTCGAGACCTGCTGCAACGCGGTAACGGTGCTCAAAACTCAACCGGTGTCGGCCGTCGAGTTGCTGGACCGGCGCAGCATGCGCTCGGTACAGGACAAACCGGGCATGCCCGCTTTCGTACAGCAGCTATCGGAAAATGCCTGCGCACTGCTGATTGAATCCCGCGCCGCGTCGCCGGCGTTGCTGCATGAGCAACTGGGGCTGATCATGGCGTCCCTGGCTGCATTCCCTGTGGAAAAACAAGTCGACTTCACCGAAGACCCCGTAGAAAACGCCCGCCTGTGGGCTATCCGCAAAGACACCTTCCCGGCCGTTGGCGCGGTGCGTAAAACCGGCACCACGGTCATCATCGAAGACGTGACCTTCCCGGTCGAGCAACTGGCCACCGGTGTAAACCGCTTGATCGCGCTGTTCGACAAACATCACTACGACGAAGCCATCCTTTTCGGACATGCCCTAGAAGGCAATCTGCACTTTGTATTCACCCAAGGTTTCAACAGCAGCGAAGAAGTCGCACGCTATCAAGCGTTCATGGACGATGTCGCGCAACTGGTGGCGGTGGAATTTGGCGGCTCGCTGAAAGCCGAACACGGCACCGGCCGCAACATGGCACCGTTCGTTGAGCTGGAATGGGGCAGTGATGCCTATCAGCTGATGTGGCAGCTCAAACGCCTGCTCGACCCTAACGGCATTCTCAACCCCGACGTGGTGCTCAGCGAAGACCCGCAAATCCACCTCAAGCACCTCAAACCATTGCCCGCTGCCGACGAGCTTGTGGATAAGTGCATCGAGTGTGGTTTCTGCGAGCCGGTCTGCCCATCGAAAGGTCTGACGTTGAGCCCACGCCAGCGCATTGTGATCTGGCGCGACATTCAGGCGAAGAAACGTGCGGGCGTCGATACCACCGAACTGGAAGCGGCCTATCACTATCAAGGCATCGACACCTGCGCCGCCACCGGGTTATGCGCCCAACGCTGCCCTGTAGGCATCAATACCGGCGACCTGGTGAAAAAACTCCGCGCACGCGATGCCGACCGTACGAAGACCGCCGATTGGCTCGCCAGCCATTTCGCCACGGCCATGCAAGGTGCGCGCTTCACCCTGCACGTCGCCAACGGTGCACGGATGCTCTTGGGCGCGCCACGCCTGGCCAAGCTGTCGGCCACACTGACCAGACTGTCCAAAGGGCAGATCCCGCAGTGGAGCAACGCCATGCCGCATCCGGAAAAAGCCATTCGCTTCAGTCCGGCCGTGACAGACCCGCGCCCGCGCGTGGTCTACCTGGCGGCCTGTGTCTCACGCGCCATGGGCCCGGCAGCGGGTGATAAAGAGCAGATGTCGCTGTACGACAAAACCCGGGGCCTACTGGAAAAAGCCGGTTACCAAGTGGTCTTCCCCGACAACCAGGACAGCCTGTGCTGCGGCCAGCCCTTTGCCTCCAAAGGCTACGCCGAACAGGCCGAGCACAAGCGCCAGGAACTGATCGGTGCCCTGCTCCATGCCAGCCGCGGCGGCCTCGACCCGATCTATTGCGACACCAGCCCCTGCACCCTGAGGCTGGTACAAGACCTCGGCGAAACGCGCCTGGACCTCTACGACCCGGTGCGCTTTATCCGCACCCACCTGATGGACCGCCTCGACTTCACGCCTCAGGAAGCCCCTATTGCTGTGCACGTCACTTGTAGCACTCAACACCTGGGCGAGAGCCAGGCATTGATTGATCTCGCGCGGCGCTGCGCCAAAACCGTGGTGATCCCGGAGGGCATCCACTGCTGCGGATTTGCCGGCGACAAAGGCTTCACCACGCCGGAACTCAACGCCCACTCACTGCGATCACTCAAGGACGCGGTGCAATATTGCAGCGAGGGCATCTCCACCAGCCGAACCTGCGAGATAGGCTTGAGCCAGCATGGCGGCATCGATTACCACGGGTTGGTGTATCTCGTGGACCGGGTCACCCAGGCCCGCACACATTAA
- a CDS encoding integrase domain-containing protein: MCAQTTRLSDRQLKAIKPKDKDYVLTDGDGLQLRVRVNRSMQWNFNYRHPVTKNRINMALGSYPEVSLAQARKKTVEARELLAQGMDPKAQRNELLEAKRAETEHTFENVATAWFELKKDSVTPAYAEDIWRSLTLHVFPSMKSTPLSEVNAPMVIKLLRPIEAKGSLETVKRVSQRLNEIMTYGVNSGMIFANPLSGIRAVFKKPKKENMAALPPDELPELMMEIANASIKRTTRCLIEWQLHTMTRPAEAATTRWADIDFDKRIWTIPPERMKKRRPHTIPLTEHALSLLETLKPHSGHREYVFPSDRNPRTHANSQTANMALKRMGFQDRLVSHGMRSMASTILNEHGWDPELIEVALAHVDKDEVRSAYNRADYIERRRPMMAWWSEHIQKAATGSLSASAINQIRDSNIVPIR; the protein is encoded by the coding sequence ATGTGCGCTCAAACCACCCGCCTCTCAGACCGCCAGCTCAAGGCGATCAAACCGAAAGACAAGGATTACGTCCTCACCGATGGCGACGGGCTCCAGCTGCGAGTCAGGGTCAATCGCTCGATGCAGTGGAATTTCAACTACCGACATCCCGTCACCAAGAATCGAATCAACATGGCGCTCGGCTCCTATCCCGAGGTTTCTCTAGCGCAAGCCCGGAAGAAAACGGTTGAGGCCAGAGAGCTGCTCGCGCAGGGCATGGACCCCAAAGCTCAGCGCAATGAGTTGCTGGAAGCAAAACGGGCGGAGACAGAACACACGTTCGAGAACGTGGCCACCGCCTGGTTCGAGCTGAAGAAGGATTCGGTTACGCCGGCGTATGCCGAAGACATCTGGCGCTCGCTCACGCTGCACGTTTTTCCAAGCATGAAATCAACGCCGTTATCGGAAGTGAACGCCCCGATGGTCATTAAGCTGCTTCGTCCGATTGAGGCCAAAGGCAGCCTCGAGACGGTTAAGCGAGTGAGCCAGCGCCTTAATGAGATCATGACCTACGGGGTCAACTCCGGAATGATCTTTGCCAACCCTCTCAGCGGCATTCGAGCGGTGTTCAAGAAACCCAAGAAAGAGAATATGGCCGCGCTACCACCTGATGAGCTTCCGGAGCTCATGATGGAAATCGCGAACGCCAGCATCAAGCGGACGACCCGCTGCCTGATTGAATGGCAACTTCATACCATGACCCGCCCTGCCGAGGCGGCCACCACTCGATGGGCAGACATCGACTTCGACAAACGCATCTGGACCATCCCTCCGGAGCGAATGAAAAAGCGTCGTCCGCACACAATCCCGCTGACCGAACATGCACTCTCGTTATTGGAAACGCTTAAGCCCCATAGCGGGCACAGGGAATATGTGTTCCCGTCAGATAGAAACCCGCGCACCCACGCGAATAGCCAGACAGCCAACATGGCATTGAAACGAATGGGTTTTCAGGACCGCTTGGTCAGCCACGGCATGCGCTCCATGGCCAGCACAATCCTGAACGAGCATGGGTGGGATCCGGAACTAATCGAAGTCGCGCTGGCGCATGTCGATAAAGACGAAGTTCGGAGCGCCTACAACCGGGCGGATTACATTGAGCGCCGACGCCCAATGATGGCTTGGTGGAGTGAGCATATTCAGAAGGCGGCAACGGGTAGCCTGTCGGCATCTGCGATCAATCAAATCAGAGACAGCAACATCGTGCCGATACGCTGA